Part of the Peromyscus maniculatus bairdii isolate BWxNUB_F1_BW_parent chromosome 23, HU_Pman_BW_mat_3.1, whole genome shotgun sequence genome is shown below.
TTAGCAGGTGAACAAAACAGGCTGAAGCCTCCTCTAAAGGGTGGGACACCTTCACTGATGATTGTTCTCTGCTCAGTGGCAGAATGTGTGGCAAGTTCCTGAGGCAGCTGTTGGCTAAGGAGAGCCAGCATTCCACCCCCGTGGGGCGCTTCCTACTTCCAGTGCTCATGGGATTCCGCCTCCTGCTTCTGGTTTCCAGTGGACCTGGGGTCTTCGGCGATGATGAGAACGAATTCATGTGTCAtttaggacagccaggctgcAAGACCACTTGCTATGACATCTTCCGCCCCCTTTCTCCATTGCGCTTCTGGGCCTTCCAAGTCATCCTGATGGCTGTACCCAGTGTCATTTACATGGGTTTCACTCTGTATCATGTGATTGGATACTGGGAggaaccagaaaaagaaaataaggaacaagagACACGGATTTGCAAGGGGGACCATAGCAAGGATGTCTTAGGGACTGGAAGCCTCAAGCTTCTCTGGGCCTATGTGGCACAGCTTGGGGCACGGCTGGTCCTTGAGGGAGCAGCCTTGGGAGTTCAGTACCACCTGTATGGCTTCAAGATGCCCAGCACTTTTATATGTCGCGAGGATCCTTGCATCGGCAGCACGACCTGTTTCCAGTCCCACCCCTCTGAGAAGACCATTCTCCTCAACTCCATGTTTGGAATCAGTGGGGCCTGTCTCTTGGTCACTTCCTTGGAGCTGATGCTGTTGGGTTTGGGGAGGTTTTGGAGGATGTACAAGCACAAACTTCCCTTTTTAAAGAACTTCCGAACCTCAAAGAGCTCTGTAAGACGCAAGGACCCCGCTGATGACTTGTCGGTGGTGGAGACAAAAGAGCCATTTTGAGAAGCAGGTGAGGACCCTACTGATACTGACAGccatctgtccctgcctctgatGTCTCTGTGTTGGCGACCTCCACCCAGGGTAGGTCCCTCATCCTCTGGGTCGTACAGTTCCCCACGTTACAAACTAGATAACCACTCTCAAAGCAGACGCACTCTAaagaaagatttacttttaatttcaaattgcgtgtgtgtgtcagtgtgggtTTGTACACATGAGTGGAGGTgcctgcggaggtcagaagagagccgtagattccttggagctggagttacaagcagttgtgatcctcctgatgtgggtgctgggaagcaaactagGGTTCTTTGCAAGAAGAGTACAcattcctaacctctgagccatctctccagctcccagatgTATTGTTTTTAAAGGGAGGAAGTGTTTACTTTGGTTAACAGTTTGGGGTACAGTCCCTTGTGGTGGAGAAGGTGCTcatttatgtatatgaaataggtagccctggctggcctggagcttgctatgtagccaggctggctttgaactcacagagatctacctgcctctgcctctcaagtgctgggattaaagtcacgagccaccactcctggctgagTCAGATGTGCTTTGATTACTACCCCGCAAATGTCTCCCAGCACCTGTCCCTATCAGTTGTGTGACTCCCAGTAGACCACGATGAGCATACTAGTGCATGTACTGCCATTGGGCAAAGTCCTCAGCTTCTGCTTCATTTCTCCTTTACAGAGTTCTAAAGTTACCTGGCTTGCCTGC
Proteins encoded:
- the Gjc3 gene encoding gap junction gamma-3 protein, translating into MCGKFLRQLLAKESQHSTPVGRFLLPVLMGFRLLLLVSSGPGVFGDDENEFMCHLGQPGCKTTCYDIFRPLSPLRFWAFQVILMAVPSVIYMGFTLYHVIGYWEEPEKENKEQETRICKGDHSKDVLGTGSLKLLWAYVAQLGARLVLEGAALGVQYHLYGFKMPSTFICREDPCIGSTTCFQSHPSEKTILLNSMFGISGACLLVTSLELMLLGLGRFWRMYKHKLPFLKNFRTSKSSVRRKDPADDLSVVETKEPF